One Aphelocoma coerulescens isolate FSJ_1873_10779 chromosome 6, UR_Acoe_1.0, whole genome shotgun sequence DNA window includes the following coding sequences:
- the CNNM1 gene encoding metal transporter CNNM1 isoform X3, with protein sequence MAAAAGPGRGGGGWGRSRSAVLLLFFSLSPRPPAGAAWLLGLRPEDTTPGRVSLEGGAVQAAEGSRFLLRLYFQPPPEGNGSRGPAGEREPRLVFIEEAAAGSTATRGPAERCRERSAWASDVEVVGPLRSGGAAGSALAEVRVREPRKGEAAAAPGGRLFSLCAWDGRAWAHHGAAGGFLLRVRPAAPPLGTWLLPLPEAGWLRALGALLLLGLSALFSGLRLSLLSLDPLELRVLRNSGSAAEREQARRVQAVRGGGGTYLLCTLLLGQAGANAALAGWLCASLPGGGPAAAGGGPRGAPWLPVLLCTAAVFLGGEVLPYSVCSRHGLAIASRTLCLTRLLMLAAFPVCYPLSRLLDWALRQELSVFSTRERLLETLRAAGPHGDLVREELAMVQGALELRTKVVEDVLTPLADCFMLRADAVLDFATVSEILRSGYTRIPVYEGDRRDNIVDLLFVKDLAFVDPDDCTPLQTVTRFYRRPLHCVFNDTRLDTLLEEFKKGKSHLAIVQRVNNEGEGDPFYEVMGIVTLEDVIEEIIKSEILDETDLYTDNRKKERVPHRGRKPQDFSIFRLSESEMKVKISPQLLLATHRFMATEVEPFKSPYLSEKILLRLLKHPNVIQELKYDRKNKKAAEHYLYQRNRPVDYFVLILQGKVQVEVGKEGLRFENGAFTYYGVPAIMAVVSSENDVRKMGSLAGSSFLLPVSVSRTFAFSRGDSLAGSPVNRSPSRCSGLNRSESPNREDYGGSSTQLHSSSNNIYTPDYSVHILCDVQFVKVTRQQYHNALVASRMDSSPQSPDMEAFDRDSTKASTARGTPQTPKEDPATLLNERNSIMCSRPEGLRSPSESVFLRMEGIPFIQEELADNEENSKRQMSAAGPSWKQSPRVERPGPTHHRAALRRHWARGC encoded by the exons atggcggcggcggcgggcccggggcgcggcggcggcggctgggGCCGGAGCCGGAGCGCCGTGCTGCTGCTCTTCTTCTCGCTgtcgccgcggccgccggccggggccgcctggctgctggggctgcggCCCGAGGACACGACACCGGGCCGGGTGTCTCTGGAGGGCGGCGCGGTGCAGGCGGCGGAGGGCAGCCGCTTCCTCCTGCGCCTCTACTTCCAGCCGCCGCCCGAGGGCAACGGCAGCCGCGGGCCGGCAGGGGAGCGGGAGCCGCGGCTGGTCTTCATCGAAGAGGCGGCGGCAGGGAGCACGGCGACGCGGGGCCCGGCGGAGCGGTGCCGGGAGCGCAGCGCCTGGGCCTCGGACGTGGAGGTGGTGGGGCCGCTGCGCtcgggcggcgcggcgggctCGGCGCTGGCCGAGGTGCGGGTGCGGGAGCCGCGCAAgggcgaggcggcggcggcgccgggcgggcggCTCTTCTCGCTGTGCGCCTGGGACGGGCGGGCCTGGGCGCACCACGGTGCGGCGGGCGGCTTCTTGCTGCGGGTGCGGCCGGCCGCCCCGCCGCTGGGCACTTggctgctgcccctgcccgaggcgggctggctgcgggcgctgggcgccctgctgctgctggggctgtcgGCGCTGTTCAGCGGGCTGCGCCTCTCGCTGCTCTCGCTGGACCCGCTGGAGCTCCGCGTCCTGCGCAACAGCGGCTCGGCCGCCGAGCGGGAGCAGGCGCGGCGGGTGCAGGCggtgcgcggcggcggcggcacctACCTGCTCTGCacgctgctgctggggcaggcgGGGGCCAACGCGGCGCTGGCCGGCTGGCTCTGCGCCTCGCTGCCCGGCGGCGGGCCggcggcggccggcggcgggccACGGGGAGCGCCCTGGCTGCCGGTGCTGCTATGCACCGCCGCCGTCTTCCTGGGCGGCGAGGTGCTGCCCTACTCGGTGTGCTCGCGGCACGGGCTGGCCATCGCCTCCCGCACGCTCTGCCTCACCCGGCTGCTGATGCTGGCCGCCTTCCCTGTCTGCTACCCGCTCAGCCGGTTGCTGGACTGGGCGCTGCGGCAGGAGCTCAGTGTCTTCTCTACGCGGGAGCGGCTGCTGGAGACGCTGCGCGCCGCTGGCCCCCACGGCGACCTGGTGCGGGAGGAGTTGGCCATGGTGCAGGGCGCGCTGGAGCTACGCACCAAGGTGGTGGAGGATGTGCTGACACCGCTGGCCGACTGTTTCATGCTCCGGGCCGATGCCGTACTGGACTTCGCCACCGTCTCTGAGATCCTCCGCTCTGGCTACACCCGCATCCCAGTCTATGAGGGTGACCGGCGCGACAACATTGTCGACCTACTCTTTGTCAAAGACCTGGCCTTTGTCGACCCTGATGACTGCACTCCCCTGCAGACTGTCACCCGCTTCTACCGTCGCCCGCTCCACTGCGTCTTCAACGACACGCGCCTCGACACGCTGCTTGAGGAGTTCAAGAAGG gaAAGTCACACCTGGCCATCGTGCAGCGGGTGAACAATGAAGGGGAAGGAGACCCATTCTACGAGGTGATGGGCATTGTCACCCTGGAAGATGTCATTGAGGAGATCATCAAGTCCGAGATCCTGGATGAGACGGATCTGTACA ctgatAATCGGAAGAAGGAGCGGGTTCCCCACCGGGGACGCAAGCCCCAGGATTTCTCCATCTTCAGGCTCTCAGAGAGTGAGATGAAGGTGAAGATCTctccacagctcctcctggctaCCCATCGGTTCATGGCAACAG AAGTGGAGCCTTTCAAGTCCCCCTACCTCTCTGAGAAGATCCTGCTGCGGCTCTTGAAACACCCCAATGTCATCCAGGAGCTCAAGTATGACCGAAAGAACAAGAAGGCAGCGGAGCATTACCTCTACCAGCGCAACCGCCCCGTCGACTACTTTGTCCTCATCCTGCAG gGGAAAGTGCAGGTGGAGGTCGGCAAGGAAGGACTGCGGTTTGAGAATGGGGCATTCACCTACTATGGTGTCCCTGCCATCATGGCTGTTGTCTCCTCAG AAAACGATGTACGAAAAATGGGAAGCCTGGCAGGATCCTCCTTTCTAC TGCCTGTCTCAGTGTCCCGTACTTTCGCCTTCAGCAGAGGGGACTCCCTGGCTGGCTCTCCAG TGAACAGGTCACCGTCGCGCTGCAGTGGCCTCAACCGCTCCGAGTCCCCCAACCGGGAGGACTATGGAGGCAGCAGCACGcagctccacagcagcagcaacaacatcTACACGCCCGACTACTCCGTGCACATCCTCTGTGACGTGCAGTTTGTCAAG gtgacccGGCAGCAGTACCACAACGCACTGGTGGCCAGCCGCATGGACAGCTCACCCCAGTCCCCTGACATGGAGGCCTTCGACAGGGATTCAACCAAGGCCTCGACTGCGCGGGGAACCCCACAGACACCCAAGGAGGACCCCGCCACCCTCCTGAATGAGAGGAACAGCATCATGT gcaGCCGCCCCGAGGGGCTGCGCAGTCCCAGCGAGTCAGTGTTCCTGCGCATGGAGGGCATCCCCTTCATCCAGGAGGAGCTGGCTGACAACGAGGAGAACAGCAAGCGGCAGA TGAGTGCTGCGGGACCGTCCTGGAAGCAGAGTCCCCGGGTAGAGAGGCCAGGACCAACTCATCACcgagcagctctgaggaggcaCTGGGCAAGAGGCTGCTGA
- the CNNM1 gene encoding metal transporter CNNM1 isoform X1: MAAAAGPGRGGGGWGRSRSAVLLLFFSLSPRPPAGAAWLLGLRPEDTTPGRVSLEGGAVQAAEGSRFLLRLYFQPPPEGNGSRGPAGEREPRLVFIEEAAAGSTATRGPAERCRERSAWASDVEVVGPLRSGGAAGSALAEVRVREPRKGEAAAAPGGRLFSLCAWDGRAWAHHGAAGGFLLRVRPAAPPLGTWLLPLPEAGWLRALGALLLLGLSALFSGLRLSLLSLDPLELRVLRNSGSAAEREQARRVQAVRGGGGTYLLCTLLLGQAGANAALAGWLCASLPGGGPAAAGGGPRGAPWLPVLLCTAAVFLGGEVLPYSVCSRHGLAIASRTLCLTRLLMLAAFPVCYPLSRLLDWALRQELSVFSTRERLLETLRAAGPHGDLVREELAMVQGALELRTKVVEDVLTPLADCFMLRADAVLDFATVSEILRSGYTRIPVYEGDRRDNIVDLLFVKDLAFVDPDDCTPLQTVTRFYRRPLHCVFNDTRLDTLLEEFKKGKSHLAIVQRVNNEGEGDPFYEVMGIVTLEDVIEEIIKSEILDETDLYTDNRKKERVPHRGRKPQDFSIFRLSESEMKVKISPQLLLATHRFMATEVEPFKSPYLSEKILLRLLKHPNVIQELKYDRKNKKAAEHYLYQRNRPVDYFVLILQGKVQVEVGKEGLRFENGAFTYYGVPAIMAVVSSENDVRKMGSLAGSSFLLPVSVSRTFAFSRGDSLAGSPVNRSPSRCSGLNRSESPNREDYGGSSTQLHSSSNNIYTPDYSVHILCDVQFVKVTRQQYHNALVASRMDSSPQSPDMEAFDRDSTKASTARGTPQTPKEDPATLLNERNSIMCSRPEGLRSPSESVFLRMEGIPFIQEELADNEENSKRQNSECCGTVLEAESPGREARTNSSPSSSEEALGKRLLRSLSGRKRRTSSEGEKSPEESSNLAPLIT; this comes from the exons atggcggcggcggcgggcccggggcgcggcggcggcggctgggGCCGGAGCCGGAGCGCCGTGCTGCTGCTCTTCTTCTCGCTgtcgccgcggccgccggccggggccgcctggctgctggggctgcggCCCGAGGACACGACACCGGGCCGGGTGTCTCTGGAGGGCGGCGCGGTGCAGGCGGCGGAGGGCAGCCGCTTCCTCCTGCGCCTCTACTTCCAGCCGCCGCCCGAGGGCAACGGCAGCCGCGGGCCGGCAGGGGAGCGGGAGCCGCGGCTGGTCTTCATCGAAGAGGCGGCGGCAGGGAGCACGGCGACGCGGGGCCCGGCGGAGCGGTGCCGGGAGCGCAGCGCCTGGGCCTCGGACGTGGAGGTGGTGGGGCCGCTGCGCtcgggcggcgcggcgggctCGGCGCTGGCCGAGGTGCGGGTGCGGGAGCCGCGCAAgggcgaggcggcggcggcgccgggcgggcggCTCTTCTCGCTGTGCGCCTGGGACGGGCGGGCCTGGGCGCACCACGGTGCGGCGGGCGGCTTCTTGCTGCGGGTGCGGCCGGCCGCCCCGCCGCTGGGCACTTggctgctgcccctgcccgaggcgggctggctgcgggcgctgggcgccctgctgctgctggggctgtcgGCGCTGTTCAGCGGGCTGCGCCTCTCGCTGCTCTCGCTGGACCCGCTGGAGCTCCGCGTCCTGCGCAACAGCGGCTCGGCCGCCGAGCGGGAGCAGGCGCGGCGGGTGCAGGCggtgcgcggcggcggcggcacctACCTGCTCTGCacgctgctgctggggcaggcgGGGGCCAACGCGGCGCTGGCCGGCTGGCTCTGCGCCTCGCTGCCCGGCGGCGGGCCggcggcggccggcggcgggccACGGGGAGCGCCCTGGCTGCCGGTGCTGCTATGCACCGCCGCCGTCTTCCTGGGCGGCGAGGTGCTGCCCTACTCGGTGTGCTCGCGGCACGGGCTGGCCATCGCCTCCCGCACGCTCTGCCTCACCCGGCTGCTGATGCTGGCCGCCTTCCCTGTCTGCTACCCGCTCAGCCGGTTGCTGGACTGGGCGCTGCGGCAGGAGCTCAGTGTCTTCTCTACGCGGGAGCGGCTGCTGGAGACGCTGCGCGCCGCTGGCCCCCACGGCGACCTGGTGCGGGAGGAGTTGGCCATGGTGCAGGGCGCGCTGGAGCTACGCACCAAGGTGGTGGAGGATGTGCTGACACCGCTGGCCGACTGTTTCATGCTCCGGGCCGATGCCGTACTGGACTTCGCCACCGTCTCTGAGATCCTCCGCTCTGGCTACACCCGCATCCCAGTCTATGAGGGTGACCGGCGCGACAACATTGTCGACCTACTCTTTGTCAAAGACCTGGCCTTTGTCGACCCTGATGACTGCACTCCCCTGCAGACTGTCACCCGCTTCTACCGTCGCCCGCTCCACTGCGTCTTCAACGACACGCGCCTCGACACGCTGCTTGAGGAGTTCAAGAAGG gaAAGTCACACCTGGCCATCGTGCAGCGGGTGAACAATGAAGGGGAAGGAGACCCATTCTACGAGGTGATGGGCATTGTCACCCTGGAAGATGTCATTGAGGAGATCATCAAGTCCGAGATCCTGGATGAGACGGATCTGTACA ctgatAATCGGAAGAAGGAGCGGGTTCCCCACCGGGGACGCAAGCCCCAGGATTTCTCCATCTTCAGGCTCTCAGAGAGTGAGATGAAGGTGAAGATCTctccacagctcctcctggctaCCCATCGGTTCATGGCAACAG AAGTGGAGCCTTTCAAGTCCCCCTACCTCTCTGAGAAGATCCTGCTGCGGCTCTTGAAACACCCCAATGTCATCCAGGAGCTCAAGTATGACCGAAAGAACAAGAAGGCAGCGGAGCATTACCTCTACCAGCGCAACCGCCCCGTCGACTACTTTGTCCTCATCCTGCAG gGGAAAGTGCAGGTGGAGGTCGGCAAGGAAGGACTGCGGTTTGAGAATGGGGCATTCACCTACTATGGTGTCCCTGCCATCATGGCTGTTGTCTCCTCAG AAAACGATGTACGAAAAATGGGAAGCCTGGCAGGATCCTCCTTTCTAC TGCCTGTCTCAGTGTCCCGTACTTTCGCCTTCAGCAGAGGGGACTCCCTGGCTGGCTCTCCAG TGAACAGGTCACCGTCGCGCTGCAGTGGCCTCAACCGCTCCGAGTCCCCCAACCGGGAGGACTATGGAGGCAGCAGCACGcagctccacagcagcagcaacaacatcTACACGCCCGACTACTCCGTGCACATCCTCTGTGACGTGCAGTTTGTCAAG gtgacccGGCAGCAGTACCACAACGCACTGGTGGCCAGCCGCATGGACAGCTCACCCCAGTCCCCTGACATGGAGGCCTTCGACAGGGATTCAACCAAGGCCTCGACTGCGCGGGGAACCCCACAGACACCCAAGGAGGACCCCGCCACCCTCCTGAATGAGAGGAACAGCATCATGT gcaGCCGCCCCGAGGGGCTGCGCAGTCCCAGCGAGTCAGTGTTCCTGCGCATGGAGGGCATCCCCTTCATCCAGGAGGAGCTGGCTGACAACGAGGAGAACAGCAAGCGGCAGA ACAGTGAGTGCTGCGGGACCGTCCTGGAAGCAGAGTCCCCGGGTAGAGAGGCCAGGACCAACTCATCACcgagcagctctgaggaggcaCTGGGCAAGAGGCTGCTGAGATCCCTCA gtgggcgCAAGCGGCGGACATCATCGGAAGGTGAGAAGTCGCCAGAGGAAAGCTCCAATCTCGCCCCATTAATCACCTGA
- the CNNM1 gene encoding metal transporter CNNM1 isoform X2 produces MAAAAGPGRGGGGWGRSRSAVLLLFFSLSPRPPAGAAWLLGLRPEDTTPGRVSLEGGAVQAAEGSRFLLRLYFQPPPEGNGSRGPAGEREPRLVFIEEAAAGSTATRGPAERCRERSAWASDVEVVGPLRSGGAAGSALAEVRVREPRKGEAAAAPGGRLFSLCAWDGRAWAHHGAAGGFLLRVRPAAPPLGTWLLPLPEAGWLRALGALLLLGLSALFSGLRLSLLSLDPLELRVLRNSGSAAEREQARRVQAVRGGGGTYLLCTLLLGQAGANAALAGWLCASLPGGGPAAAGGGPRGAPWLPVLLCTAAVFLGGEVLPYSVCSRHGLAIASRTLCLTRLLMLAAFPVCYPLSRLLDWALRQELSVFSTRERLLETLRAAGPHGDLVREELAMVQGALELRTKVVEDVLTPLADCFMLRADAVLDFATVSEILRSGYTRIPVYEGDRRDNIVDLLFVKDLAFVDPDDCTPLQTVTRFYRRPLHCVFNDTRLDTLLEEFKKGKSHLAIVQRVNNEGEGDPFYEVMGIVTLEDVIEEIIKSEILDETDLYTDNRKKERVPHRGRKPQDFSIFRLSESEMKVKISPQLLLATHRFMATEVEPFKSPYLSEKILLRLLKHPNVIQELKYDRKNKKAAEHYLYQRNRPVDYFVLILQGKVQVEVGKEGLRFENGAFTYYGVPAIMAVVSSENDVRKMGSLAGSSFLLNRSPSRCSGLNRSESPNREDYGGSSTQLHSSSNNIYTPDYSVHILCDVQFVKVTRQQYHNALVASRMDSSPQSPDMEAFDRDSTKASTARGTPQTPKEDPATLLNERNSIMCSRPEGLRSPSESVFLRMEGIPFIQEELADNEENSKRQNSECCGTVLEAESPGREARTNSSPSSSEEALGKRLLRSLSGRKRRTSSEGEKSPEESSNLAPLIT; encoded by the exons atggcggcggcggcgggcccggggcgcggcggcggcggctgggGCCGGAGCCGGAGCGCCGTGCTGCTGCTCTTCTTCTCGCTgtcgccgcggccgccggccggggccgcctggctgctggggctgcggCCCGAGGACACGACACCGGGCCGGGTGTCTCTGGAGGGCGGCGCGGTGCAGGCGGCGGAGGGCAGCCGCTTCCTCCTGCGCCTCTACTTCCAGCCGCCGCCCGAGGGCAACGGCAGCCGCGGGCCGGCAGGGGAGCGGGAGCCGCGGCTGGTCTTCATCGAAGAGGCGGCGGCAGGGAGCACGGCGACGCGGGGCCCGGCGGAGCGGTGCCGGGAGCGCAGCGCCTGGGCCTCGGACGTGGAGGTGGTGGGGCCGCTGCGCtcgggcggcgcggcgggctCGGCGCTGGCCGAGGTGCGGGTGCGGGAGCCGCGCAAgggcgaggcggcggcggcgccgggcgggcggCTCTTCTCGCTGTGCGCCTGGGACGGGCGGGCCTGGGCGCACCACGGTGCGGCGGGCGGCTTCTTGCTGCGGGTGCGGCCGGCCGCCCCGCCGCTGGGCACTTggctgctgcccctgcccgaggcgggctggctgcgggcgctgggcgccctgctgctgctggggctgtcgGCGCTGTTCAGCGGGCTGCGCCTCTCGCTGCTCTCGCTGGACCCGCTGGAGCTCCGCGTCCTGCGCAACAGCGGCTCGGCCGCCGAGCGGGAGCAGGCGCGGCGGGTGCAGGCggtgcgcggcggcggcggcacctACCTGCTCTGCacgctgctgctggggcaggcgGGGGCCAACGCGGCGCTGGCCGGCTGGCTCTGCGCCTCGCTGCCCGGCGGCGGGCCggcggcggccggcggcgggccACGGGGAGCGCCCTGGCTGCCGGTGCTGCTATGCACCGCCGCCGTCTTCCTGGGCGGCGAGGTGCTGCCCTACTCGGTGTGCTCGCGGCACGGGCTGGCCATCGCCTCCCGCACGCTCTGCCTCACCCGGCTGCTGATGCTGGCCGCCTTCCCTGTCTGCTACCCGCTCAGCCGGTTGCTGGACTGGGCGCTGCGGCAGGAGCTCAGTGTCTTCTCTACGCGGGAGCGGCTGCTGGAGACGCTGCGCGCCGCTGGCCCCCACGGCGACCTGGTGCGGGAGGAGTTGGCCATGGTGCAGGGCGCGCTGGAGCTACGCACCAAGGTGGTGGAGGATGTGCTGACACCGCTGGCCGACTGTTTCATGCTCCGGGCCGATGCCGTACTGGACTTCGCCACCGTCTCTGAGATCCTCCGCTCTGGCTACACCCGCATCCCAGTCTATGAGGGTGACCGGCGCGACAACATTGTCGACCTACTCTTTGTCAAAGACCTGGCCTTTGTCGACCCTGATGACTGCACTCCCCTGCAGACTGTCACCCGCTTCTACCGTCGCCCGCTCCACTGCGTCTTCAACGACACGCGCCTCGACACGCTGCTTGAGGAGTTCAAGAAGG gaAAGTCACACCTGGCCATCGTGCAGCGGGTGAACAATGAAGGGGAAGGAGACCCATTCTACGAGGTGATGGGCATTGTCACCCTGGAAGATGTCATTGAGGAGATCATCAAGTCCGAGATCCTGGATGAGACGGATCTGTACA ctgatAATCGGAAGAAGGAGCGGGTTCCCCACCGGGGACGCAAGCCCCAGGATTTCTCCATCTTCAGGCTCTCAGAGAGTGAGATGAAGGTGAAGATCTctccacagctcctcctggctaCCCATCGGTTCATGGCAACAG AAGTGGAGCCTTTCAAGTCCCCCTACCTCTCTGAGAAGATCCTGCTGCGGCTCTTGAAACACCCCAATGTCATCCAGGAGCTCAAGTATGACCGAAAGAACAAGAAGGCAGCGGAGCATTACCTCTACCAGCGCAACCGCCCCGTCGACTACTTTGTCCTCATCCTGCAG gGGAAAGTGCAGGTGGAGGTCGGCAAGGAAGGACTGCGGTTTGAGAATGGGGCATTCACCTACTATGGTGTCCCTGCCATCATGGCTGTTGTCTCCTCAG AAAACGATGTACGAAAAATGGGAAGCCTGGCAGGATCCTCCTTTCTAC TGAACAGGTCACCGTCGCGCTGCAGTGGCCTCAACCGCTCCGAGTCCCCCAACCGGGAGGACTATGGAGGCAGCAGCACGcagctccacagcagcagcaacaacatcTACACGCCCGACTACTCCGTGCACATCCTCTGTGACGTGCAGTTTGTCAAG gtgacccGGCAGCAGTACCACAACGCACTGGTGGCCAGCCGCATGGACAGCTCACCCCAGTCCCCTGACATGGAGGCCTTCGACAGGGATTCAACCAAGGCCTCGACTGCGCGGGGAACCCCACAGACACCCAAGGAGGACCCCGCCACCCTCCTGAATGAGAGGAACAGCATCATGT gcaGCCGCCCCGAGGGGCTGCGCAGTCCCAGCGAGTCAGTGTTCCTGCGCATGGAGGGCATCCCCTTCATCCAGGAGGAGCTGGCTGACAACGAGGAGAACAGCAAGCGGCAGA ACAGTGAGTGCTGCGGGACCGTCCTGGAAGCAGAGTCCCCGGGTAGAGAGGCCAGGACCAACTCATCACcgagcagctctgaggaggcaCTGGGCAAGAGGCTGCTGAGATCCCTCA gtgggcgCAAGCGGCGGACATCATCGGAAGGTGAGAAGTCGCCAGAGGAAAGCTCCAATCTCGCCCCATTAATCACCTGA
- the CNNM1 gene encoding metal transporter CNNM1 isoform X4, with protein sequence MAAAAGPGRGGGGWGRSRSAVLLLFFSLSPRPPAGAAWLLGLRPEDTTPGRVSLEGGAVQAAEGSRFLLRLYFQPPPEGNGSRGPAGEREPRLVFIEEAAAGSTATRGPAERCRERSAWASDVEVVGPLRSGGAAGSALAEVRVREPRKGEAAAAPGGRLFSLCAWDGRAWAHHGAAGGFLLRVRPAAPPLGTWLLPLPEAGWLRALGALLLLGLSALFSGLRLSLLSLDPLELRVLRNSGSAAEREQARRVQAVRGGGGTYLLCTLLLGQAGANAALAGWLCASLPGGGPAAAGGGPRGAPWLPVLLCTAAVFLGGEVLPYSVCSRHGLAIASRTLCLTRLLMLAAFPVCYPLSRLLDWALRQELSVFSTRERLLETLRAAGPHGDLVREELAMVQGALELRTKVVEDVLTPLADCFMLRADAVLDFATVSEILRSGYTRIPVYEGDRRDNIVDLLFVKDLAFVDPDDCTPLQTVTRFYRRPLHCVFNDTRLDTLLEEFKKGKSHLAIVQRVNNEGEGDPFYEVMGIVTLEDVIEEIIKSEILDETDLYTDNRKKERVPHRGRKPQDFSIFRLSESEMKVKISPQLLLATHRFMATEVEPFKSPYLSEKILLRLLKHPNVIQELKYDRKNKKAAEHYLYQRNRPVDYFVLILQGKVQVEVGKEGLRFENGAFTYYGVPAIMAVVSSENDVRKMGSLAGSSFLLPVSVSRTFAFSRGDSLAGSPVNRSPSRCSGLNRSESPNREDYGGSSTQLHSSSNNIYTPDYSVHILCDVQFVKVTRQQYHNALVASRMDSSPQSPDMEAFDRDSTKASTARGTPQTPKEDPATLLNERNSIMCGRKRRTSSEGEKSPEESSNLAPLIT encoded by the exons atggcggcggcggcgggcccggggcgcggcggcggcggctgggGCCGGAGCCGGAGCGCCGTGCTGCTGCTCTTCTTCTCGCTgtcgccgcggccgccggccggggccgcctggctgctggggctgcggCCCGAGGACACGACACCGGGCCGGGTGTCTCTGGAGGGCGGCGCGGTGCAGGCGGCGGAGGGCAGCCGCTTCCTCCTGCGCCTCTACTTCCAGCCGCCGCCCGAGGGCAACGGCAGCCGCGGGCCGGCAGGGGAGCGGGAGCCGCGGCTGGTCTTCATCGAAGAGGCGGCGGCAGGGAGCACGGCGACGCGGGGCCCGGCGGAGCGGTGCCGGGAGCGCAGCGCCTGGGCCTCGGACGTGGAGGTGGTGGGGCCGCTGCGCtcgggcggcgcggcgggctCGGCGCTGGCCGAGGTGCGGGTGCGGGAGCCGCGCAAgggcgaggcggcggcggcgccgggcgggcggCTCTTCTCGCTGTGCGCCTGGGACGGGCGGGCCTGGGCGCACCACGGTGCGGCGGGCGGCTTCTTGCTGCGGGTGCGGCCGGCCGCCCCGCCGCTGGGCACTTggctgctgcccctgcccgaggcgggctggctgcgggcgctgggcgccctgctgctgctggggctgtcgGCGCTGTTCAGCGGGCTGCGCCTCTCGCTGCTCTCGCTGGACCCGCTGGAGCTCCGCGTCCTGCGCAACAGCGGCTCGGCCGCCGAGCGGGAGCAGGCGCGGCGGGTGCAGGCggtgcgcggcggcggcggcacctACCTGCTCTGCacgctgctgctggggcaggcgGGGGCCAACGCGGCGCTGGCCGGCTGGCTCTGCGCCTCGCTGCCCGGCGGCGGGCCggcggcggccggcggcgggccACGGGGAGCGCCCTGGCTGCCGGTGCTGCTATGCACCGCCGCCGTCTTCCTGGGCGGCGAGGTGCTGCCCTACTCGGTGTGCTCGCGGCACGGGCTGGCCATCGCCTCCCGCACGCTCTGCCTCACCCGGCTGCTGATGCTGGCCGCCTTCCCTGTCTGCTACCCGCTCAGCCGGTTGCTGGACTGGGCGCTGCGGCAGGAGCTCAGTGTCTTCTCTACGCGGGAGCGGCTGCTGGAGACGCTGCGCGCCGCTGGCCCCCACGGCGACCTGGTGCGGGAGGAGTTGGCCATGGTGCAGGGCGCGCTGGAGCTACGCACCAAGGTGGTGGAGGATGTGCTGACACCGCTGGCCGACTGTTTCATGCTCCGGGCCGATGCCGTACTGGACTTCGCCACCGTCTCTGAGATCCTCCGCTCTGGCTACACCCGCATCCCAGTCTATGAGGGTGACCGGCGCGACAACATTGTCGACCTACTCTTTGTCAAAGACCTGGCCTTTGTCGACCCTGATGACTGCACTCCCCTGCAGACTGTCACCCGCTTCTACCGTCGCCCGCTCCACTGCGTCTTCAACGACACGCGCCTCGACACGCTGCTTGAGGAGTTCAAGAAGG gaAAGTCACACCTGGCCATCGTGCAGCGGGTGAACAATGAAGGGGAAGGAGACCCATTCTACGAGGTGATGGGCATTGTCACCCTGGAAGATGTCATTGAGGAGATCATCAAGTCCGAGATCCTGGATGAGACGGATCTGTACA ctgatAATCGGAAGAAGGAGCGGGTTCCCCACCGGGGACGCAAGCCCCAGGATTTCTCCATCTTCAGGCTCTCAGAGAGTGAGATGAAGGTGAAGATCTctccacagctcctcctggctaCCCATCGGTTCATGGCAACAG AAGTGGAGCCTTTCAAGTCCCCCTACCTCTCTGAGAAGATCCTGCTGCGGCTCTTGAAACACCCCAATGTCATCCAGGAGCTCAAGTATGACCGAAAGAACAAGAAGGCAGCGGAGCATTACCTCTACCAGCGCAACCGCCCCGTCGACTACTTTGTCCTCATCCTGCAG gGGAAAGTGCAGGTGGAGGTCGGCAAGGAAGGACTGCGGTTTGAGAATGGGGCATTCACCTACTATGGTGTCCCTGCCATCATGGCTGTTGTCTCCTCAG AAAACGATGTACGAAAAATGGGAAGCCTGGCAGGATCCTCCTTTCTAC TGCCTGTCTCAGTGTCCCGTACTTTCGCCTTCAGCAGAGGGGACTCCCTGGCTGGCTCTCCAG TGAACAGGTCACCGTCGCGCTGCAGTGGCCTCAACCGCTCCGAGTCCCCCAACCGGGAGGACTATGGAGGCAGCAGCACGcagctccacagcagcagcaacaacatcTACACGCCCGACTACTCCGTGCACATCCTCTGTGACGTGCAGTTTGTCAAG gtgacccGGCAGCAGTACCACAACGCACTGGTGGCCAGCCGCATGGACAGCTCACCCCAGTCCCCTGACATGGAGGCCTTCGACAGGGATTCAACCAAGGCCTCGACTGCGCGGGGAACCCCACAGACACCCAAGGAGGACCCCGCCACCCTCCTGAATGAGAGGAACAGCATCATGT gtgggcgCAAGCGGCGGACATCATCGGAAGGTGAGAAGTCGCCAGAGGAAAGCTCCAATCTCGCCCCATTAATCACCTGA